A window of the Tunturibacter empetritectus genome harbors these coding sequences:
- a CDS encoding MFS transporter — MHFEEIEAAAASSETGAPGWRFAVAAGILGWILDAFDFFVVVFLISELMGKFHVGKAAIVWSMTLTLAMRPIGALFFGALADKFGRKKPLIACVLYFSAVTVLSGLAPTYWIFMAMRLLYGLGMGGYWGIGASYAMESAPRHRRGVLSGLMQGGYPFGYLMAAIGMQTIAPRFGWQAMFFVGVGVTLVIVVLAAVAPESAAWRLHRTPSLGKIFGTLFQHLGVFGYLLLLMAAITCLSHGTQDLYPDFLKTLPWMNGVTVLGMNATFGVPVIYNIGAIIGAIVVGAMSERIGRRYAVMAALGVCLLAMPMWAFGGSVLAIVVGSYLMQSGVQGAFGVIPAHLNELAPDAIRGLFPGFVYQLGVLFASPVLPLQNLLRSRFGYPWALCSFETLVIVSLLLIFWFGPEKRGRSFVTGHRAEATEEVSSRDNVALR, encoded by the coding sequence ATGCATTTTGAAGAGATCGAAGCAGCCGCTGCAAGCTCGGAGACGGGCGCTCCAGGGTGGAGGTTTGCCGTAGCGGCCGGCATTCTGGGTTGGATTCTCGATGCATTCGATTTTTTTGTCGTCGTCTTTCTGATATCGGAGCTGATGGGCAAATTTCACGTGGGGAAGGCCGCGATTGTGTGGAGCATGACACTGACGCTGGCCATGCGACCGATTGGAGCGTTATTCTTCGGGGCCCTAGCCGATAAGTTCGGACGCAAGAAACCGCTGATTGCTTGCGTTCTGTACTTCTCGGCGGTGACCGTACTGAGCGGGCTTGCGCCGACGTATTGGATATTTATGGCGATGAGACTGTTGTACGGTCTCGGAATGGGTGGCTATTGGGGTATTGGCGCTTCCTATGCGATGGAGAGCGCTCCTCGGCACAGGCGTGGCGTTCTCTCTGGTCTTATGCAGGGTGGTTATCCGTTCGGGTATCTCATGGCGGCAATCGGAATGCAGACGATAGCGCCGAGGTTCGGCTGGCAGGCGATGTTCTTTGTGGGGGTTGGGGTCACGCTAGTGATTGTTGTGCTGGCTGCAGTGGCGCCTGAATCGGCGGCCTGGCGGTTGCATCGGACGCCATCTCTCGGAAAGATATTCGGAACGCTGTTTCAACACTTAGGCGTCTTCGGATACCTTTTGCTGTTGATGGCAGCGATCACCTGCCTCTCTCACGGTACCCAGGATCTTTATCCCGACTTTCTGAAGACGCTGCCATGGATGAACGGCGTCACCGTGCTGGGAATGAACGCTACGTTTGGAGTTCCGGTGATCTACAACATTGGAGCGATCATCGGGGCTATTGTGGTGGGGGCGATGTCGGAGCGGATTGGGCGTCGGTATGCCGTGATGGCTGCGCTTGGGGTGTGTCTGCTGGCGATGCCGATGTGGGCATTCGGCGGCTCAGTGCTGGCGATTGTGGTTGGATCTTACTTGATGCAGAGCGGCGTGCAGGGGGCGTTTGGCGTGATTCCGGCGCACCTGAATGAGTTGGCTCCGGATGCGATTCGCGGGTTGTTTCCTGGGTTTGTGTATCAGCTCGGCGTGCTGTTTGCTTCGCCTGTGCTGCCGCTGCAGAATCTGTTGCGAAGCAGATTTGGCTATCCTTGGGCGTTATGTTCCTTTGAGACGCTGGTGATCGTTTCGCTGCTTCTGATCTTCTGGTTTGGTCCGGAGAAGCGAGGCAGAAGCTTCGTGACAGGCCATCGAGCGGAGGCGACCGAGGAGGTGTCCTCGAGAGATAACGTTGCGCTGAGATAA
- a CDS encoding glycogen/starch/alpha-glucan phosphorylase: MQEPTPKGHDLIVDDDRTSITVPALKQAILDNLFYVVGKRAEVATDMDHFMALAYTVRDRILARWLTTKGDYVKHHMRTVHYLSAEFLMGPHLANNLLNLGLQEAVRQATSELDLDLDLLIKQESEPGLGNGGLGRLAACYLDSLATLGVPAMGYGIRYEYGMFHQTIRDGWQVELTDYWLRYGNPWEIRRPQADVEVAFGGHTQSWRDPFGEYKVQWIPGEVVKGIPYDTPILGYRSGVANTLRLWRSEATESFYFERFNSGDYEGAVGAKVFAENISKVLYPNDEEIRGKELRLQQQYFFTSCSLQDMIRRHQSAGHAIENFHELCVVQLNDTHPSIGVAELMRLLIDIHGLGWDKAWEITSHTFNYTNHTLLPEALERWPLPMFGSLLPRHLEIIYEINARFLSTLREQFPNDEDRVARMSLIDEHGERYVRMAHLACVGSEHINGVARLHTELLKSDVLHDFYELWPEKFINVTNGVTPRRWLAVSNPEQTELMISKIGQDWIGDLDRVSQLERYAEDSAFRADWRNVQYAVKVRLTQYIADTTGIAVDPKSMFDAQVKRIHEYKRQHLNLLYILTQYHRLKKTPGLEIPARTFLFGGKAAPGYFIAKLIIKLITSVAEVINNDPEVNQQLKVVFLPDYNVTFGQLVYPAADLSEQISTAGKEASGTGNMKFAMNGALTIGTLDGANIEIREAVGHENFFLFGLTAAEVAAKKAAGYHPHQIYESNGELREVIDSIVSGQFSRGDRNLFRPLVDGLLNTDPYLLFADYQSYVDCQDQVGKAYSDQEGWSKMSIYNAARMGRFSSDRSIQEYCRNIWNITRFGVDAPQAPAGK, from the coding sequence ATGCAGGAACCAACGCCGAAGGGGCATGACCTGATAGTTGATGACGATCGGACCAGCATCACGGTTCCGGCGCTCAAACAAGCGATTCTGGATAATCTGTTCTACGTTGTGGGCAAGCGAGCCGAGGTGGCGACGGACATGGATCACTTCATGGCTCTCGCCTATACAGTGCGAGACCGGATTCTGGCCCGCTGGCTTACGACCAAAGGAGATTACGTAAAGCATCACATGCGTACTGTCCATTATTTGTCGGCTGAGTTTTTGATGGGACCTCATCTGGCAAACAACCTACTCAATCTTGGACTCCAGGAGGCTGTTCGCCAGGCAACGTCGGAGCTCGATCTTGACCTCGATCTATTGATCAAGCAGGAGAGTGAGCCTGGATTGGGCAATGGTGGACTTGGTCGACTTGCAGCGTGCTATCTCGACTCATTGGCAACGCTGGGAGTTCCTGCGATGGGGTACGGGATTCGCTATGAGTACGGCATGTTTCATCAGACGATCCGTGATGGCTGGCAGGTCGAGCTCACGGACTACTGGCTGCGCTACGGCAATCCCTGGGAGATTCGGCGTCCCCAGGCCGACGTCGAAGTAGCCTTCGGCGGGCATACTCAGTCTTGGAGAGATCCCTTCGGCGAGTACAAGGTGCAGTGGATTCCCGGGGAAGTGGTCAAGGGAATTCCTTACGACACGCCGATCCTGGGGTATCGCTCGGGAGTCGCAAACACTCTCCGCCTGTGGAGGTCCGAAGCGACCGAATCCTTCTACTTTGAACGCTTCAACAGCGGTGACTATGAGGGTGCGGTCGGGGCGAAGGTCTTCGCCGAGAATATTTCTAAGGTTCTTTATCCGAATGACGAAGAGATTCGCGGCAAAGAACTTCGCCTGCAGCAGCAGTATTTTTTCACATCGTGTTCCCTGCAGGATATGATCCGGCGGCATCAGAGTGCGGGCCATGCCATTGAGAACTTCCACGAGCTGTGTGTCGTGCAGCTCAACGACACTCATCCGTCGATCGGCGTCGCCGAGCTGATGCGGCTCCTGATCGATATTCATGGTCTGGGATGGGACAAGGCTTGGGAGATCACCTCGCATACCTTTAATTACACCAACCACACTCTTCTGCCAGAGGCGCTCGAACGCTGGCCGCTGCCGATGTTCGGCTCATTGCTGCCTCGCCACCTCGAGATCATTTATGAGATTAATGCGCGCTTTCTGAGTACGCTACGCGAGCAGTTCCCGAACGATGAAGATCGGGTGGCTCGCATGTCTCTGATCGACGAGCACGGGGAGAGGTACGTTCGCATGGCCCACCTCGCCTGCGTTGGAAGCGAGCATATCAACGGGGTCGCTCGACTGCATACCGAGTTGCTGAAGAGCGACGTGCTTCACGACTTCTATGAGCTGTGGCCTGAGAAGTTCATCAACGTAACCAATGGCGTGACGCCGCGGCGCTGGCTGGCGGTTAGCAATCCTGAGCAGACGGAGTTGATGATCAGCAAGATTGGACAGGATTGGATTGGGGATCTCGATCGGGTTTCACAGCTAGAGCGCTATGCCGAAGACTCCGCCTTCCGTGCGGATTGGCGCAATGTACAGTACGCCGTCAAGGTTCGACTGACCCAGTACATCGCCGACACGACCGGAATTGCTGTCGATCCGAAGTCGATGTTCGACGCCCAGGTGAAGCGCATTCACGAGTACAAGCGGCAGCATTTGAACCTTCTTTACATCCTGACGCAGTATCACCGCTTGAAGAAGACTCCCGGGCTGGAGATTCCGGCGCGGACTTTCCTGTTCGGCGGAAAAGCTGCTCCTGGATACTTCATAGCGAAGTTGATCATCAAGCTGATCACCTCAGTCGCTGAGGTCATCAATAATGATCCGGAGGTAAATCAACAGCTGAAGGTGGTCTTTCTTCCGGACTACAACGTCACCTTCGGCCAGCTGGTCTACCCTGCCGCCGATCTTAGTGAACAGATCTCTACGGCCGGCAAAGAGGCATCCGGCACGGGCAATATGAAGTTCGCCATGAATGGAGCGCTTACCATTGGGACTCTCGACGGAGCCAACATTGAGATTCGCGAGGCTGTGGGGCATGAAAACTTCTTCCTCTTCGGATTGACAGCAGCAGAGGTTGCTGCGAAGAAGGCTGCCGGCTACCATCCTCATCAAATCTACGAATCAAATGGGGAGCTGCGCGAGGTCATCGATAGCATCGTCTCCGGGCAGTTTTCGCGAGGCGACCGCAATCTTTTCCGCCCGCTAGTCGATGGTCTGCTCAATACTGATCCCTATCTTTTGTTCGCCGACTATCAGTCTTATGTCGACTGTCAGGATCAGGTGGGTAAAGCTTATTCGGACCAGGAGGGATGGTCGAAGATGTCGATCTACAATGCAGCACGCATGGGTCGCTTCTCCTCCGATCGATCGATTCAGGAGTACTGCAGGAATATCTGGAACATCACTCGGTTCGGAGTGGATGCGCCTCAGGCTCCGGCAGGCAAGTAA
- a CDS encoding TonB-dependent receptor produces the protein MRFTKTVLVLLFVSSLLCAQELTTRYWGGTLQNETGASIDGATIRLVAKQGELSSKTSADGSFQLPNPAPGDYMLEVTTADGILHRSVEPLKLKAGSPQAIVTLSAEGAISVVFRAADAAKTGGEKLSSQTVSAIPLNKRDFSQLLLLAAGTMTDANGQTNFTQQFAINGQRGVEAVFAMDGADTSDPEMGGATFSNFNVDAVQEIQSTSGWMPAEIGRGAAGFTNITTRSGSSGFHGSVFEFLRNSALDARNYFDHPSIAEPGRIPPFRRNEFGFTNGGPIILPHLYDGSGKTFYFGQYQGFRQVLGTTQVLPVPTASERLGIDTTAFPGDTLVITPKPEIAKILSRYPLPNNPTGSYGANTYAASSKVVTNANQFSVRIDQVLSPSKHLTARFNFNNLFGPTTNPDQTAIDPSFGVVYVDHQRNGVLTYNQTVSPRFSFESSISVTRTTPQFPTPNHTDPAVKFNDGLFEAFNSAAGSVASAYGNLFQARQNFVVTIGRHLIKAGGEFRANRDTTYFGTSPNGEYDFGGGTAYSPVDITSQSGAHNIRVGDPLPDTLSGLLTGSAFVYTRAVAAPYVSGGDHIGPAAVSRNGGAIYAQDTFKISDRVVLDYGVRYEIYSPIAERAHRTSGFLINGSQQQYLVNPQPGYHFDWGGIAPRVQVDWKVTNTLHLHAGGGITTIPPNIWQDNFLTGAVPFVIYPHITAAVGAPILYGFQITSAQLPTFYTPTGQNVFASGNTKSVPSNTVLDVERYQRDLAALSPGAQFTPLNLTGIDRHFGNGYLQTWTLGAERQFGKLTADAAYVGTASVKLPRTAFPNSYSGASPEFATHTQFDGSGNAIGGFGTEQLIVNNAHSSYHSLQTSLTGTPFQGGPGIQLSYTWSKSIDDTSGVTANGNTTGAISNPYPQNPFNTHAEKGPSSFDVTHGFTMSLAQDLQLEKIELLQPINRKVTAGWELLSISTISSGLPFTVYSGVQQTGAGSNGVDRPNQIAKPTLSTARKVREDYFGQGANNASFFSIPINQPGGTGPNQGFFGSLGRDTFRGPAYYDFDFSLIKDTPVGRRAGGSELFDVEFRSEFFNLFNIVDMGLPANTIKGSGFGVISKTAGTSRQIQFSVKLLF, from the coding sequence ATGCGTTTTACTAAGACTGTCCTCGTCCTACTTTTCGTATCCTCCTTGCTCTGCGCTCAGGAACTGACCACTCGATATTGGGGCGGGACGCTGCAGAACGAAACCGGCGCATCAATCGATGGTGCAACGATCCGCCTCGTTGCGAAGCAAGGTGAACTTAGCTCGAAAACATCGGCAGACGGCAGCTTTCAACTCCCCAATCCAGCCCCCGGCGACTACATGCTCGAGGTAACAACGGCCGACGGCATCCTTCATCGCTCCGTGGAGCCACTCAAACTCAAAGCGGGCTCACCCCAAGCGATAGTGACACTCTCCGCTGAGGGAGCCATCTCGGTTGTATTTCGCGCAGCCGATGCTGCGAAGACCGGCGGAGAGAAGCTCTCCAGTCAGACAGTCAGCGCAATTCCATTGAACAAACGCGATTTCAGCCAGTTGCTGCTGCTCGCGGCTGGAACGATGACCGACGCCAATGGCCAGACGAACTTCACCCAGCAGTTCGCCATCAACGGACAGCGCGGCGTCGAGGCAGTCTTCGCTATGGATGGCGCCGACACGAGCGACCCCGAGATGGGAGGCGCGACGTTCAGCAACTTCAACGTCGATGCTGTCCAGGAGATCCAATCGACCTCAGGCTGGATGCCCGCCGAGATTGGGCGCGGCGCAGCAGGTTTTACAAACATTACGACACGCTCCGGAAGCAGTGGTTTTCACGGCTCCGTCTTCGAGTTTCTTCGCAACTCCGCACTCGACGCACGCAACTACTTCGATCATCCTTCTATCGCCGAACCGGGTCGAATCCCGCCATTTCGGCGCAATGAATTCGGCTTCACCAACGGCGGCCCGATCATCCTGCCCCATCTTTATGACGGAAGCGGCAAGACATTCTACTTCGGGCAATATCAAGGCTTTCGTCAGGTTCTTGGAACAACACAGGTCCTCCCGGTGCCCACGGCCTCCGAGCGGCTTGGCATCGACACGACCGCGTTTCCAGGCGATACGCTGGTCATTACGCCCAAGCCGGAGATCGCGAAGATTCTCTCCCGCTATCCGCTGCCCAATAACCCGACAGGCTCCTACGGAGCCAATACCTACGCGGCGTCCTCCAAAGTAGTCACGAACGCCAACCAGTTCTCCGTGCGTATCGACCAGGTGCTCTCCCCCAGCAAACACCTTACCGCGAGATTCAACTTCAACAATCTCTTCGGCCCGACCACCAACCCTGATCAAACAGCCATTGATCCCAGCTTCGGCGTCGTGTACGTCGATCATCAGCGCAATGGAGTCCTTACCTACAACCAGACAGTCTCTCCTCGCTTCTCCTTCGAGAGTTCTATAAGCGTGACTCGAACGACACCCCAGTTTCCAACACCGAACCACACCGACCCAGCAGTCAAGTTCAACGACGGACTCTTCGAAGCCTTCAACTCTGCGGCAGGCTCAGTCGCGTCCGCATACGGCAATCTCTTTCAGGCCAGACAGAACTTCGTAGTCACCATCGGACGTCACCTCATCAAGGCTGGCGGAGAGTTCCGCGCCAATCGCGACACGACCTACTTCGGTACCAGCCCAAACGGCGAATACGACTTTGGTGGAGGGACAGCCTATTCTCCTGTAGACATCACCTCGCAGAGCGGTGCTCACAACATCCGCGTCGGCGATCCTCTTCCAGATACCCTTAGCGGGCTGCTCACCGGGAGTGCCTTTGTTTACACAAGGGCGGTCGCGGCACCTTATGTCTCAGGTGGCGATCACATCGGCCCTGCAGCCGTCTCTCGCAACGGCGGAGCAATCTACGCCCAGGACACCTTCAAGATCTCCGACCGGGTCGTGCTCGACTACGGAGTTCGCTACGAGATCTACTCTCCCATCGCCGAACGTGCTCATCGCACCTCAGGCTTCCTCATCAACGGTTCGCAGCAGCAATATCTCGTCAATCCTCAGCCTGGATATCACTTCGACTGGGGCGGTATCGCTCCCCGAGTTCAAGTCGACTGGAAGGTTACAAATACACTTCACCTTCACGCTGGCGGCGGCATCACGACAATCCCGCCCAACATCTGGCAAGACAATTTTCTAACCGGTGCCGTCCCCTTCGTGATCTATCCCCACATTACTGCCGCCGTTGGAGCGCCGATTCTGTATGGATTTCAGATCACCTCAGCGCAGCTTCCCACCTTCTACACTCCCACTGGACAAAACGTCTTTGCCAGCGGCAATACCAAAAGCGTTCCATCCAACACCGTTCTCGACGTGGAGCGCTATCAAAGAGATCTTGCCGCGCTCTCGCCAGGCGCTCAGTTCACGCCGCTAAACCTGACAGGAATCGACCGCCACTTCGGCAACGGTTATCTGCAAACGTGGACACTCGGCGCCGAACGTCAGTTCGGTAAGCTCACCGCGGACGCCGCCTATGTCGGCACTGCATCGGTCAAGCTGCCGCGTACCGCCTTTCCCAACAGCTACTCTGGAGCCAGTCCGGAATTCGCTACTCATACCCAGTTTGACGGTTCTGGCAACGCGATCGGCGGTTTTGGGACGGAACAGCTCATCGTAAATAATGCTCACTCCAGCTATCACTCGTTGCAAACTTCGCTTACTGGGACACCCTTTCAGGGTGGCCCCGGCATTCAACTCAGCTACACCTGGTCAAAGTCGATCGATGACACAAGCGGCGTCACGGCAAACGGAAATACCACTGGCGCGATATCCAATCCGTACCCGCAAAATCCATTCAATACCCACGCAGAAAAGGGGCCATCCAGTTTCGACGTTACCCATGGCTTCACCATGAGCCTCGCTCAAGATCTGCAGTTGGAAAAGATCGAGCTGCTGCAACCGATCAATCGAAAAGTCACAGCCGGGTGGGAGCTGTTGAGCATCTCGACGATCAGCAGTGGTCTGCCCTTCACCGTCTACTCCGGCGTACAGCAGACAGGTGCAGGCTCCAATGGAGTGGATCGGCCAAACCAGATCGCGAAGCCGACTCTCTCCACCGCCAGAAAGGTTCGCGAAGACTATTTTGGACAGGGAGCAAATAACGCCAGCTTCTTCTCGATCCCAATCAACCAACCAGGCGGCACAGGGCCGAATCAGGGATTCTTCGGCTCTCTCGGCCGGGATACCTTTCGCGGACCGGCCTACTACGACTTTGATTTCTCGCTTATCAAGGACACTCCCGTCGGAAGGCGTGCCGGCGGTTCCGAACTCTTCGACGTGGAGTTCCGGTCAGAGTTCTTCAACCTGTTCAACATCGTAGATATGGGTCTGCCGGCCAATACGATCAAAGGATCAGGCTTCGGCGTAATCAGCAAAACCGCGGGAACCTCACGGCAGATTCAATTCTCCGTAAAGCTGCTTTTCTGA
- a CDS encoding bifunctional 5,10-methylenetetrahydrofolate dehydrogenase/5,10-methenyltetrahydrofolate cyclohydrolase, with the protein MTATPMIGKPVADAIVTKVKADVVDLKERYGITPQLTVVQVGKDASSEVYLQNKVKSFAKIGIAVKPHTFESTVSAAVLEDTVSALSEDKSVHGIMIGLPLPLHIENSTAANRGKFDIFDRIHQFKDVDGVSRHSTAELYRGQLERLTFLPSTALAVSRMLKFYGVETAGKRVVVVGRNDITGKPIHHMLGGRMGNATVSWCHRFTPKETHDDLTRAADIVVTCVGSPRYQLKADVLRGGSTVIDVGTRVDKDGNLIGDVDFDGVKHVAALLTPVPRGVGPVTVACLMENVVRATRFCAGEDVRGYLL; encoded by the coding sequence ATGACAGCAACTCCAATGATAGGCAAACCGGTTGCCGACGCAATCGTGACCAAAGTAAAAGCAGATGTCGTTGATTTAAAAGAGCGCTACGGAATCACCCCACAACTAACGGTGGTCCAGGTAGGAAAAGACGCCTCCTCCGAAGTCTATTTGCAGAACAAAGTAAAGAGCTTCGCCAAAATCGGCATCGCCGTAAAGCCCCACACCTTCGAATCCACCGTCAGCGCCGCCGTGCTCGAAGACACAGTGAGTGCCTTGAGTGAAGACAAATCCGTTCACGGAATCATGATCGGTCTACCCCTTCCACTACACATCGAAAACTCCACCGCCGCAAACAGAGGCAAATTCGATATCTTCGACCGCATCCATCAATTCAAAGACGTCGATGGTGTATCGCGACACTCCACAGCGGAGCTCTATCGAGGGCAACTTGAGCGCCTGACCTTCCTTCCCTCAACCGCCCTGGCTGTAAGTCGAATGCTGAAGTTCTACGGTGTCGAAACAGCAGGGAAACGAGTTGTAGTAGTAGGCAGAAATGACATCACCGGCAAGCCGATTCATCATATGCTAGGCGGCCGAATGGGAAACGCAACGGTCTCATGGTGCCACCGGTTCACGCCCAAGGAGACGCATGACGACCTGACCAGAGCGGCAGATATCGTCGTTACCTGCGTCGGCAGCCCTCGATATCAATTGAAAGCAGATGTTCTTCGCGGCGGATCCACAGTGATCGACGTAGGCACACGAGTCGACAAGGACGGCAATTTGATTGGAGATGTAGACTTCGACGGCGTGAAGCACGTTGCAGCCTTGTTGACGCCGGTACCCAGAGGTGTCGGACCCGTTACAGTGGCCTGTCTAATGGAAAACGTCGTCAGGGCTACAAGGTTTTGCGCCGGAGAAGATGTCCGCGGATATCTCCTCTAG
- a CDS encoding Gfo/Idh/MocA family protein produces MDHRMDRRTFTQSLSALALASSASLSSSALQVAASVVAPQGSPDDTRAERQTARTTVKTPLRLGLIGAGSRGQELMRSFLRVPGVKVTAAADVYPLRFEQLNRVCGYEVAKHAEYSALLDRKDLDAIVVATPLGLHAEHVLAALKSRRPVYGEKTMAYTIEQARQIVTDVTAGKQIFQVGHQYRYSPWIRAAMTRVQAGEIGDVTHVLAYWNRNSSWRRPVPDPSLERLINWRLYHQWSLGLIAELGSHHMDIANWAMGSYPVAAQASGSICCYHDGRETDDNVQVILSYPAGRRMVFTSMTDNAKMGDQLWLYGTKGSLNLTLQDATFFYEPRKVEVDKVVKTGEGHEPAVTSASYNPANEMPYRGPGSPVQVKDGEDPTTAATRAFVHCVRTGDRPIADEHVGLGSALAVVSANEARVAKREVEIAIV; encoded by the coding sequence ATGGATCATCGGATGGATCGTCGCACGTTTACCCAGAGTCTTTCAGCTCTTGCCCTGGCTTCCTCCGCTTCGCTCAGCAGCTCTGCCCTGCAGGTTGCAGCCAGCGTAGTTGCCCCACAGGGTTCCCCTGACGACACGCGAGCGGAGCGACAGACTGCACGAACGACGGTAAAGACGCCCCTGCGATTGGGTCTCATTGGCGCTGGCAGCCGCGGACAAGAGCTGATGCGGAGCTTTCTGCGTGTCCCAGGCGTCAAGGTCACCGCAGCCGCTGACGTGTATCCATTGCGATTTGAGCAACTCAACAGAGTATGCGGATATGAGGTAGCAAAGCACGCCGAGTACAGCGCGCTTCTCGATCGAAAGGACCTCGATGCAATCGTTGTAGCCACGCCCCTTGGCTTACATGCGGAGCACGTGTTGGCAGCGCTAAAGAGCCGTCGGCCGGTCTACGGGGAAAAGACGATGGCCTACACCATCGAACAGGCGCGACAGATTGTGACGGATGTGACTGCCGGAAAGCAGATATTTCAAGTAGGTCACCAGTACCGTTACTCTCCCTGGATTCGCGCCGCCATGACGCGGGTTCAGGCAGGCGAGATCGGCGACGTCACTCACGTTTTGGCTTACTGGAATCGGAACAGCAGTTGGCGGAGACCCGTGCCCGATCCATCGTTGGAGCGGCTGATCAATTGGAGACTCTATCACCAGTGGTCACTCGGGCTGATCGCCGAACTAGGGTCGCATCACATGGATATCGCCAACTGGGCCATGGGCTCCTACCCGGTAGCAGCGCAAGCCTCAGGCTCGATCTGCTGCTACCACGATGGACGTGAGACAGACGATAACGTCCAGGTCATCCTGAGCTATCCAGCTGGCAGACGGATGGTCTTCACCTCGATGACCGATAATGCGAAGATGGGCGATCAGCTCTGGCTCTATGGAACCAAAGGCTCGCTGAACCTGACGCTGCAGGACGCAACCTTCTTCTACGAGCCACGAAAAGTAGAGGTAGACAAGGTTGTAAAAACCGGCGAAGGCCATGAGCCGGCAGTCACAAGTGCCTCGTACAACCCGGCGAACGAGATGCCCTACCGCGGACCTGGAAGCCCTGTTCAGGTTAAAGACGGAGAAGATCCAACGACAGCAGCCACGCGGGCGTTCGTGCACTGTGTCCGAACAGGGGACAGGCCCATCGCAGACGAACATGTTGGCTTGGGCTCCGCATTGGCCGTTGTGTCAGCAAATGAGGCACGTGTCGCCAAGCGAGAGGTTGAGATTGCTATCGTCTAA
- a CDS encoding FAD:protein FMN transferase, which translates to MRAFQQWSLIAEIALLFGAASVVAQPTTSPEALYTESRPAMGTVFTIKCYMPDRESADEVMDAAFEEINRLEALLSNYQPSSELSRISRESGNGPVVTDPETFGFLAKSFDWSDRSHGAFDITVGPLLRAWGFKARNGHVPAQAEQKLLRDQVGWDKVKLDPATDSVRFTTHNPMELDPGSIGKGFAVDSVVALLRESGVHAAFLSAGGSTLYGLGAPPGKAGWPVEVPDPRTAGSIAATFFLHDTSLSTGACTEKFFIQNGHRYCHIFDPRTLMPVEGVLQSTVIAPSATDSDALSTVVFVLPPAQTREVLRGLQGTQAILFLSAPGAPTCIVFGAPDSACDAHMPATRKGVRP; encoded by the coding sequence ATGAGAGCTTTTCAACAGTGGTCGCTGATTGCCGAGATAGCACTCCTGTTTGGAGCAGCGTCGGTCGTGGCACAGCCGACCACATCCCCTGAGGCGCTCTATACCGAGTCCCGTCCCGCGATGGGTACGGTCTTCACCATCAAATGCTACATGCCCGATCGTGAGAGTGCAGACGAGGTCATGGACGCAGCCTTCGAGGAGATCAATCGGTTGGAAGCGTTGCTGAGCAACTACCAACCATCGAGTGAGCTGTCGCGGATCAGTCGCGAGTCGGGTAACGGACCCGTGGTCACCGACCCTGAGACATTCGGCTTCCTTGCCAAATCGTTCGATTGGAGCGATCGATCCCACGGAGCATTCGACATCACCGTAGGTCCCCTGCTTCGTGCCTGGGGTTTCAAGGCGCGGAACGGACATGTACCGGCGCAAGCAGAGCAGAAGCTTCTCCGCGACCAGGTCGGATGGGACAAGGTGAAACTTGATCCGGCAACGGATTCCGTTCGATTTACCACCCACAATCCAATGGAGCTGGACCCGGGAAGCATCGGCAAGGGTTTTGCGGTAGACAGCGTGGTGGCCCTGCTGCGCGAGAGCGGCGTCCACGCGGCATTCCTCTCAGCTGGCGGCAGCACGTTGTACGGCCTTGGCGCTCCGCCGGGTAAGGCCGGGTGGCCAGTCGAAGTTCCAGATCCCCGAACCGCAGGGAGCATCGCGGCTACGTTTTTCCTGCACGATACGTCTCTTTCCACTGGTGCATGCACGGAAAAATTCTTCATCCAGAACGGACATCGCTACTGTCACATCTTCGATCCCCGCACTCTGATGCCAGTGGAAGGTGTTCTTCAGTCCACCGTCATTGCACCGAGTGCGACCGACAGCGATGCGCTTTCGACCGTTGTCTTCGTGCTCCCGCCTGCGCAGACTCGAGAGGTGTTGCGCGGACTGCAGGGTACACAGGCTATCCTGTTCTTATCGGCGCCCGGTGCGCCCACCTGCATCGTCTTCGGAGCACCGGACTCCGCCTGCGATGCTCATATGCCCGCAACCAGAAAAGGAGTTCGTCCCTGA